The Phycisphaeraceae bacterium genome includes a window with the following:
- a CDS encoding Nif3-like dinuclear metal center hexameric protein produces the protein MKADALIQSLEQIAPPTLAESWDQVGLHIGDRSARIKRVLLCIDLTGAVLAEARSVKADFIIAYHPPLFKPIERLTNDHPKSALAWQAARAGITVYSPHTALDAAPNGLNDFLASLIGTGRVRPILPAKLNAQKHVKLVTFIPESSEDRLRNALSTIGAGVIGNYEACSFVHAGHGTFRPMPGSQPAVGVPGNLERVHEIRMEIVVPRHLIEPAVGLLRAVHPYEEPAFDIIELEPAPDTPALAGQGRVLELKRVMSFSKIVERLRKGLKQPYLKVHRPARSGSIRRVGLCAGAGASLIPEAGDIDVFFTGEVRHHDALDATSKGIGLILAGHTQTERCYLPTYRRRILDLVPESLEVLISKADKPPLEIV, from the coding sequence ATGAAAGCTGACGCCCTTATCCAATCACTTGAGCAGATCGCCCCACCGACGCTGGCCGAGAGTTGGGATCAGGTTGGTTTGCACATCGGGGATCGTTCGGCACGCATCAAACGCGTTCTGCTTTGCATTGATCTGACCGGCGCGGTGCTCGCGGAAGCGCGCAGCGTCAAGGCCGACTTTATCATCGCCTACCATCCGCCTCTGTTTAAACCGATTGAGCGACTGACCAATGATCACCCCAAGAGCGCGTTAGCCTGGCAGGCGGCTCGTGCCGGGATCACGGTCTACTCCCCTCATACCGCGCTGGACGCCGCGCCCAACGGGCTCAACGATTTTCTTGCCTCTCTCATTGGCACCGGTCGTGTCCGCCCGATCCTTCCCGCCAAACTCAACGCTCAGAAGCACGTCAAGCTCGTCACGTTCATTCCGGAATCCAGCGAGGACCGCCTCCGCAATGCGCTCTCGACCATCGGGGCTGGCGTCATTGGCAACTACGAGGCGTGCTCATTTGTGCACGCCGGCCACGGCACGTTCAGGCCGATGCCGGGCAGCCAACCCGCCGTCGGCGTCCCCGGCAATCTCGAACGGGTCCACGAGATCCGCATGGAGATCGTCGTCCCGCGACACCTGATCGAGCCAGCGGTCGGCCTGCTGAGGGCTGTTCACCCCTACGAGGAACCCGCTTTCGACATCATTGAGCTCGAACCCGCGCCGGACACCCCCGCCCTCGCCGGACAGGGCCGTGTTTTGGAGTTAAAACGGGTGATGTCCTTCTCAAAAATCGTCGAACGCCTGCGCAAGGGCCTCAAACAGCCTTATTTGAAGGTTCATCGACCCGCCAGGAGCGGGTCCATCCGTAGGGTGGGCCTCTGTGCCGGAGCGGGTGCCAGCCTGATCCCCGAAGCAGGCGACATTGATGTCTTTTTCACCGGCGAAGTTCGCCACCACGACGCTCTGGACGCCACCTCCAAGGGGATCGGGCTCATCCTTGCTGGCCACACCCAGACCGAACGCTGCTATCTCCCCACCTACCGCCGACGCATCCTCGACCTCGTGCCCGAGTCGCTTGAGGTGCTCATCAGCAAAGCCGACAAACCACCCCTTGAAATCGTGTAA
- a CDS encoding aminotransferase class I/II-fold pyridoxal phosphate-dependent enzyme: MDIQPADRIHRLPPYILGQLKSMIYEHRKAGADIIDLNMGNPSDAPPDAVVDKIREAVTDPRNSRYSASAGIYNLRRDMALKYQRNWGVELDPDHEVIATIGSKEGFSHMCLALLGAGDIAVVADPAFQIHTYAVVLAGGSTVTVPLGNDQAFLDRIHNVLDTLTPQPKVVILNYPHNPTTLTVEPDFFDRVVELAERHQVMVLHDFAYGETTFNGYKAPSYLQAANAKAYGVEFSTLSKPYNMAGWRIGFCCGNAQMIKALSTIKGYYDYGIFQAVQIAAIIAMRSGDEHIQKQNEVYGKRRDILVAGLRKLGWQVESPRATMFVWAKVNPEHLAAYSNSTNELCLAMVHDAEVAMTPGAAFGPRGEGYVRLALVENEQRIKQALRQLTKALAPTPISY, encoded by the coding sequence ATGGACATCCAGCCCGCAGACCGCATCCACCGTCTGCCGCCGTACATCCTTGGTCAGCTCAAATCGATGATTTATGAGCACCGCAAGGCGGGCGCTGACATCATCGATCTGAACATGGGCAATCCCTCCGATGCGCCCCCCGATGCTGTTGTGGACAAGATCCGCGAGGCGGTGACCGACCCGCGCAACTCGCGTTACTCAGCCTCCGCTGGCATCTACAACCTCCGCCGGGATATGGCCCTCAAGTACCAGCGGAACTGGGGCGTCGAGCTTGATCCCGACCACGAGGTCATCGCCACGATCGGCTCCAAAGAAGGCTTTAGCCATATGTGTCTGGCCTTGCTTGGGGCGGGTGACATCGCGGTCGTCGCCGACCCAGCGTTTCAGATTCATACCTACGCCGTGGTCCTGGCGGGGGGGTCTACGGTGACCGTGCCTCTCGGCAACGACCAGGCATTCCTTGATCGCATCCACAACGTCCTCGACACGCTGACGCCTCAGCCCAAGGTCGTGATCCTCAACTACCCGCACAACCCGACGACTCTGACGGTCGAGCCCGATTTCTTCGATCGCGTGGTCGAACTCGCCGAGCGACATCAGGTGATGGTCCTGCACGACTTCGCCTACGGCGAGACCACCTTCAACGGCTACAAAGCTCCGAGTTACCTCCAGGCCGCCAACGCCAAGGCGTATGGCGTCGAGTTCTCGACCCTCTCGAAGCCCTACAACATGGCTGGATGGCGTATCGGTTTTTGCTGCGGCAACGCCCAGATGATCAAGGCGCTCTCAACGATCAAGGGTTACTACGACTACGGCATTTTCCAAGCGGTGCAGATCGCGGCGATCATCGCCATGCGCTCGGGCGACGAGCACATCCAGAAGCAGAACGAGGTTTACGGCAAACGCCGTGACATCCTGGTCGCGGGCCTACGCAAGCTCGGCTGGCAAGTGGAGAGCCCGCGTGCCACGATGTTTGTCTGGGCCAAGGTCAATCCCGAGCATCTGGCCGCGTACAGCAACTCAACGAATGAACTGTGTCTGGCCATGGTTCACGATGCCGAGGTTGCGATGACCCCCGGTGCGGCATTCGGTCCGCGCGGTGAAGGCTACGTCCGACTCGCGCTTGTCGAGAACGAGCAGCGCATCAAGCAGGCCCTACGGCAGCTCACCAAGGCGTTGGCTCCGACCCCCATCAGTTACTGA
- a CDS encoding aminotransferase class V-fold PLP-dependent enzyme, with protein MTQRIYMDNAATSFPKPPAVAEAMTRFATQIGASPGRGAYAEAQEAGALMRVCRERINQLIHGENPDHIVFTLNTTDALNLGIRGMVRSGDHVITTWLDHNSVLRPLNRLEADGLIEQTRVTCDPMTGLVDPEDIRQAMRKNTRLVAVVHGSNVTGTVQPIGVIGKLCRELAVPLLVDAAQTVGHLPIDVQADCIDLLAFPGHKGLLGPLGTGGLYIRPGLEKVLRTVREGGTGSVSELDVQPEFMPDKYEPGSHNAIGLIGLSEGVAWLLSKGVANLWAHEQSLVSVMVEGLSAAETSGVHVYGPRGVAKRCGVFSVRVDGYNQPQSLSDALEERYGVLTRSGIHCAPLAHQTVGTHELGGTTRLSFGPYLSVQDVKYACDALFELAEKRAGVVA; from the coding sequence GTGACCCAGCGGATTTACATGGACAACGCCGCCACCAGCTTCCCCAAGCCGCCCGCAGTCGCCGAGGCGATGACGCGCTTTGCGACGCAGATCGGAGCGAGTCCCGGACGGGGAGCTTACGCCGAGGCTCAGGAGGCGGGCGCACTGATGCGCGTCTGCCGGGAGAGGATCAACCAGTTGATCCACGGCGAGAACCCCGACCACATCGTCTTCACGCTCAACACGACCGACGCTTTGAACCTCGGGATTCGCGGGATGGTCAGATCGGGCGATCACGTCATCACGACCTGGCTGGATCACAACTCCGTTCTCCGACCCCTGAACCGACTCGAAGCCGATGGCCTGATCGAGCAGACACGCGTGACCTGCGATCCGATGACGGGCCTGGTCGATCCCGAAGACATCCGCCAGGCGATGCGTAAGAACACCAGACTCGTCGCCGTCGTCCATGGCTCGAACGTGACCGGAACCGTTCAGCCAATCGGAGTGATCGGCAAACTCTGCCGCGAGCTAGCGGTCCCACTCCTCGTCGATGCCGCCCAGACCGTGGGCCACCTGCCGATCGACGTGCAGGCCGACTGCATCGACCTGCTCGCCTTCCCCGGCCACAAGGGTCTGCTCGGCCCGCTTGGCACAGGCGGGCTCTACATCCGGCCCGGTCTCGAAAAAGTCCTGCGCACCGTGCGCGAGGGCGGGACCGGATCGGTCTCAGAACTGGACGTCCAGCCGGAGTTCATGCCCGACAAGTACGAGCCCGGCAGCCACAACGCCATCGGACTCATCGGCCTATCCGAAGGCGTGGCCTGGCTGCTCTCAAAGGGCGTGGCAAACCTCTGGGCTCACGAGCAGTCACTGGTCAGCGTCATGGTCGAGGGCCTCAGCGCCGCAGAGACCTCAGGCGTCCATGTCTACGGCCCACGAGGCGTTGCCAAGCGATGCGGGGTCTTTAGCGTCCGCGTGGACGGCTACAACCAGCCACAATCGCTCTCGGATGCACTCGAAGAGCGCTACGGGGTCCTGACCCGATCGGGTATCCATTGCGCCCCCCTCGCGCACCAGACCGTCGGGACCCACGAGTTGGGCGGGACGACACGACTCAGCTTCGGGCCATATTTATCGGTCCAGGACGTGAAATACGCCTGCGATGCCCTCTTCGAGCTGGCTGAGAAGCGAGCGGGCGTCGTCGCCTAA
- a CDS encoding sulfotransferase has protein sequence MTNFDTNPTCRIETQFRLPDFLIIGAAKSGTTTLWHLLGQHPEVFLPRVKEPWFFSHHHERGLGWYADLFSEAPAGSICGEASVTYTMRSSYPGVAERIAETLPEAKLIYIVRHPLQQIESMFFQRRKVSGKQVPHEFNRAIHRCSYLIDGACYARQLDPYRRYVDDDRVLLLLLDDLEAKPRETLARTLAFLGVDPEFSPPDDRPRNVSVRHTVDTHTASFLRRLPGFRWVADHTPRSMIRAARSILKQPINERPGWTRETYTRVLTAVRPEAQEVLRRLGRPESTWDLSANSIRLID, from the coding sequence ATGACTAATTTCGACACTAATCCAACTTGCCGGATCGAGACGCAGTTCCGTTTGCCAGATTTTTTGATCATCGGTGCGGCCAAGTCCGGGACAACGACGCTCTGGCATCTGCTGGGCCAGCATCCTGAGGTCTTCCTGCCGAGGGTGAAGGAGCCTTGGTTTTTCTCGCATCACCACGAGCGTGGTCTGGGGTGGTACGCCGACCTGTTCTCGGAGGCTCCTGCTGGTTCGATCTGCGGGGAAGCGTCGGTCACCTACACGATGCGTTCGAGTTATCCCGGCGTCGCCGAGCGCATTGCTGAGACATTGCCCGAGGCGAAGCTGATTTATATCGTGCGCCATCCGTTGCAGCAGATCGAGTCGATGTTCTTTCAGCGGCGCAAGGTGTCCGGGAAGCAGGTCCCGCACGAGTTCAATCGCGCGATCCATCGTTGTTCTTATCTGATCGATGGGGCCTGCTACGCTCGGCAGCTGGACCCGTATCGTCGCTACGTTGATGACGATCGGGTTCTGCTGTTGCTGCTGGACGACCTGGAAGCCAAGCCTAGGGAAACGCTGGCGAGGACGCTTGCTTTTCTTGGTGTTGATCCTGAGTTTTCGCCGCCCGATGATCGTCCGCGCAATGTCTCGGTGCGTCACACGGTGGACACGCATACGGCGTCTTTTCTGCGACGTCTTCCGGGTTTTCGTTGGGTTGCTGATCACACGCCGAGGTCGATGATTCGTGCGGCGCGATCGATCCTCAAGCAGCCGATTAACGAGCGTCCGGGATGGACCCGCGAGACCTACACTCGTGTTCTGACCGCGGTCCGTCCGGAGGCACAGGAAGTCCTGCGGCGTCTGGGTCGTCCGGAATCAACCTGGGACCTGTCAGCCAACAGCATCCGGTTGATTGATTAA
- a CDS encoding O-antigen ligase family protein: protein MKQFLLMSLLVLLTAMAGMVSPFWPLLLYYGFAVMRPQALWNWALPMDIRWSLVAAGLLFLSVLVHLSGIFTRARLTPMLLCLLGFSLLLVMGTLTAYDVNRAQTWGTEYAKVLLVALLAMLVIDRLWQLRVMGFMILITVGYVAYTFNSFYFFEGYRLDIFHHGYAGLDNNGAGLMMAMGVPLAYAFVMGAGGPSRLWLRLLAAGAGLLMLHATMLSYSRGAMLAGCAGLAWLAWKHTPRWQAAGVGTALVFALAVMAGPEIRTEFLSVQDYETDSSAQSRFVTWSAAWAIAMDHPLLGTGIRNSPMLMQNYGTAMVERTVHNQYLQIAADSGIPALALYLAIAFIAFRNLGRTAKRAEITSRDPSLDKRVQCELQQSSSICIGLQGSLVMFLVGGVFLSLEVFEFAWLLIALGAVAPVALENRLASARQAKAQTPQPEIINKPLNEPWPGNLRLRGA from the coding sequence GTGAAGCAGTTCCTGTTGATGAGTCTGCTCGTGCTCCTCACGGCGATGGCCGGAATGGTCTCGCCGTTCTGGCCGCTACTGCTCTACTACGGATTCGCCGTGATGCGGCCCCAGGCCCTCTGGAACTGGGCCCTGCCCATGGACATCCGCTGGTCGTTGGTCGCCGCAGGGCTCCTGTTCCTCAGCGTGCTCGTGCATCTCTCAGGCATCTTCACCCGAGCACGGCTGACACCCATGCTCCTCTGCCTCCTGGGCTTTAGCCTGCTCCTGGTGATGGGCACACTCACCGCCTACGACGTCAATCGTGCTCAGACCTGGGGCACCGAATACGCCAAGGTCCTGCTCGTCGCCCTGCTGGCCATGCTCGTCATCGATCGTCTCTGGCAACTCCGTGTGATGGGCTTCATGATCCTGATCACCGTGGGGTACGTCGCCTACACCTTTAACAGTTTCTACTTCTTCGAGGGCTACCGACTCGACATCTTCCATCACGGCTACGCCGGTCTGGATAACAACGGCGCAGGCCTGATGATGGCCATGGGCGTGCCCCTCGCCTACGCGTTCGTCATGGGCGCTGGCGGGCCAAGCCGCCTCTGGCTACGACTGCTGGCTGCCGGCGCTGGCCTGCTGATGCTCCACGCCACCATGCTCAGCTACTCGCGTGGTGCCATGCTCGCGGGCTGCGCTGGACTCGCCTGGCTGGCTTGGAAGCACACGCCTCGCTGGCAGGCCGCCGGTGTCGGCACCGCCTTGGTCTTCGCCCTCGCCGTGATGGCCGGTCCCGAGATCCGGACCGAGTTCTTGTCCGTCCAGGACTACGAGACCGACTCATCAGCACAGTCACGCTTCGTGACATGGTCCGCTGCCTGGGCCATCGCCATGGATCACCCTCTATTGGGCACGGGCATCCGAAACTCGCCCATGCTCATGCAGAACTACGGCACCGCGATGGTCGAGCGAACCGTGCACAACCAGTACCTCCAGATCGCCGCCGACTCCGGAATCCCCGCTCTGGCGCTATACCTCGCCATCGCGTTCATCGCCTTCCGAAACCTTGGCCGCACCGCCAAACGCGCTGAGATCACCTCTCGCGATCCATCCCTCGATAAGAGGGTCCAGTGCGAACTCCAGCAATCGTCATCGATCTGCATCGGCTTGCAGGGCAGCCTCGTCATGTTCCTCGTAGGCGGGGTCTTCCTCTCACTCGAAGTCTTCGAGTTCGCCTGGCTCCTGATCGCGCTGGGAGCTGTCGCGCCCGTCGCACTCGAAAACAGACTTGCATCAGCTCGGCAAGCCAAGGCTCAGACGCCACAACCCGAAATCATCAACAAACCCCTCAACGAACCCTGGCCGGGCAACCTCCGGCTGCGCGGAGCCTGA
- a CDS encoding radical SAM protein, translating to MTAIAIDLDAGLARIVKRTGAWRQRLRKTWRVLGAVGAGIDIFAKGVYHLYRNHRYYTFAKLINMALVELQFKLKTEVVWGRPYRMKIESTNICNTKCQLCPTGIGLEGRDKGKMNTVKYKKLVDELKWHLTTLDLSMWGDPLIVPDIYDMIRYAHDRGVWTYISSNLHAFKIDPKKGETKDQATKLVESGLDLMTCSLHAATQETFAIYQPGKSLADTVDKVRHIIKTRDAMGSKTPYLQLNFVVTKYNQHERAAFQKLADELGCKAVFSTPSLNIRFQSRDQQLVPLGLDDDLLETRIRSHIQKWLPEEDEYALEPYRDLLDGKPLDEDRFNGDKIFNCDWPWRQSVINWDGEVVTCCGSFDPVEDMGNVFDQGFSKVWNGPRYRAARRSFTKKVTGDDAEGNACATCPGFML from the coding sequence ATGACCGCCATCGCGATTGACCTCGACGCAGGACTCGCACGGATCGTCAAGCGCACCGGCGCCTGGCGGCAGCGCCTCCGCAAGACATGGCGCGTCCTCGGTGCCGTCGGCGCGGGCATCGACATCTTCGCCAAAGGTGTCTACCACCTCTACCGCAACCATCGGTACTACACCTTTGCCAAACTCATCAACATGGCTCTAGTCGAGCTCCAGTTCAAGCTCAAAACCGAGGTTGTCTGGGGACGCCCCTACCGGATGAAGATCGAGTCCACCAACATCTGCAACACCAAGTGCCAGCTCTGCCCCACCGGCATCGGCCTCGAAGGCCGCGACAAGGGCAAGATGAACACCGTCAAGTACAAGAAACTCGTCGACGAACTCAAGTGGCACCTCACCACACTCGACCTCTCGATGTGGGGCGACCCCCTGATCGTCCCCGACATCTACGACATGATCCGCTACGCCCACGATCGCGGCGTGTGGACCTACATCAGCTCCAACCTCCACGCCTTCAAGATCGACCCCAAAAAAGGCGAAACCAAAGACCAGGCCACCAAACTCGTCGAGTCCGGCCTCGACCTGATGACCTGCTCCCTCCACGCAGCCACCCAGGAAACCTTCGCGATCTACCAGCCCGGCAAGTCCCTCGCCGACACCGTCGACAAGGTCCGCCACATCATCAAAACCCGCGACGCCATGGGCTCCAAAACCCCCTACCTCCAGCTCAACTTCGTCGTCACCAAATACAACCAGCACGAACGCGCCGCCTTCCAGAAACTCGCCGATGAACTCGGCTGCAAGGCCGTCTTCTCCACGCCCTCCCTCAACATCCGCTTCCAGTCCCGCGACCAGCAGCTCGTGCCCCTGGGTCTCGACGACGACCTGCTCGAGACCCGCATCCGCTCCCACATCCAAAAGTGGCTCCCCGAAGAAGACGAGTACGCCCTCGAACCCTACCGCGACCTCCTCGATGGCAAACCCCTCGACGAGGACCGCTTCAACGGCGACAAGATCTTCAACTGCGACTGGCCCTGGCGACAATCCGTCATTAACTGGGACGGCGAAGTCGTCACCTGCTGCGGGTCCTTCGATCCCGTCGAGGACATGGGCAACGTCTTCGACCAGGGCTTCTCCAAGGTCTGGAACGGCCCACGCTACCGCGCCGCACGACGCAGCTTCACAAAGAAAGTCACCGGCGACGACGCCGAGGGCAACGCCTGCGCCACCTGCCCCGGCTTCATGCTCTGA
- a CDS encoding glycosyltransferase has protein sequence MRLSNRPTVLHVRVLADHGGGPDKTILRSMSYLKAAGYRAAAAYIHPPEHDGILTILGHARTAKASVFPIPDRGALDVSTTFRLAQLCHDLGVKVWHAHDYKSEAIGLMIKSVLPMRLVSTLHGYVHADRKAQLYYEIGRQCLRGYDHVLAVSPDLVEPAQRAGVAPDRITYVPNAIELDRFTRTRTTEQAKADLGIPKNRLVLGTVARLSGEKRIDRSITLLAQLQQAGHDAELRIIGDGPERQALEEQARALGVGGVMFQGWSTHPAKQMEAMDLLLLPSDMEGLPNALLEAMALGVPVAATSVGGVPDLLDHGNAGLLLNTPPETWPDRLTPLLTNPDARAALARTARHRIEDHFTFDHRMRKVITIYDGLLGRSNKLAA, from the coding sequence ATGCGACTCTCCAACCGCCCCACCGTCCTCCACGTCCGCGTCCTCGCCGACCACGGCGGAGGCCCCGACAAAACCATCCTCCGCTCCATGAGCTACCTCAAGGCCGCCGGCTACCGCGCCGCCGCCGCCTACATCCACCCCCCCGAACACGACGGCATCCTCACCATCCTCGGCCACGCCCGCACCGCAAAAGCCTCGGTCTTCCCCATCCCCGACCGCGGCGCCCTCGATGTCTCCACCACCTTCCGACTTGCCCAACTCTGCCACGACCTGGGCGTCAAAGTCTGGCACGCCCACGATTACAAATCCGAAGCCATCGGACTCATGATCAAGTCCGTCCTCCCGATGCGCCTCGTCTCCACCCTCCACGGCTACGTCCACGCCGACCGCAAGGCCCAGCTCTACTACGAAATCGGCCGCCAGTGCCTCCGCGGCTACGACCACGTCCTCGCCGTCAGCCCCGACCTTGTCGAACCCGCCCAACGCGCCGGCGTCGCCCCCGACCGCATCACCTACGTCCCCAACGCCATCGAACTCGACCGCTTCACCCGCACCCGCACGACCGAACAGGCCAAAGCCGACCTCGGCATCCCCAAGAACCGCCTGGTCCTCGGTACCGTCGCCCGGCTTTCCGGCGAAAAACGAATCGACCGCTCCATCACCCTCCTCGCACAACTCCAACAAGCCGGCCACGACGCCGAGTTAAGAATCATCGGTGACGGCCCCGAACGCCAGGCGCTTGAGGAGCAAGCACGAGCTTTAGGCGTGGGGGGGGTCATGTTCCAGGGCTGGTCCACCCACCCCGCCAAACAGATGGAAGCCATGGACCTCCTCCTGCTCCCCTCCGACATGGAAGGCCTCCCCAACGCCCTCCTCGAAGCCATGGCCCTCGGCGTGCCCGTCGCAGCAACCTCGGTGGGGGGGGTCCCCGACCTCCTCGACCACGGCAACGCCGGCCTCCTCCTCAACACCCCCCCCGAAACCTGGCCCGACCGCCTCACACCCCTCCTCACCAACCCCGACGCCCGCGCCGCGCTGGCCCGCACCGCCCGCCACCGAATCGAAGACCACTTCACCTTCGACCACCGCATGCGCAAGGTCATCACGATCTACGACGGGCTGCTGGGACGATCAAATAAGCTCGCAGCCTGA
- a CDS encoding YifB family Mg chelatase-like AAA ATPase codes for MLAQLHSFVLQGIDPLPCEVEVDVAEEGLPKTIIVGLPDAAVKESLERVRAAINNSGYPFPVARLLVNLAPAHIRKEGPAYDLPMALGLLLAGGVITGRKHRSLMVAGELALDGRVRRISGAINLAILAEKLGMQGVIVPAENAREAAAAGGVPVYPADSLASVVSFLNDIHEIEPEPAVDIETLLGRATPAVDFAEIKGQEAAKRAMTVAAAGAHNLLMLGPAGTGKSMMSKALPGILPPLTREEALEITRIYSAVGQIPAGQSLVTRRPVRTPHHTASGVALVGGGTVPRPGEISLAHHGVLFLDEAAEFPRPVLETLRQPLEDGVVTITRVNASIRFPARFMLLAAMNPTPAGGTPDSFAGEQAMKRYLGRISGPLLDRVDLHVEVPPVPFGELTGKRTGTDTDTMRHQVLTARNLQHQRNGRLRPNAALPGKDLDRHAHLEPPAMELLKQAMTELGLSARAYDRIRRVARTIADLETSETVEPHHIAEAIQYRLLDRKGLVHAGR; via the coding sequence ATGCTCGCCCAACTCCACTCCTTCGTCCTCCAAGGCATCGACCCCCTCCCCTGCGAAGTCGAGGTCGATGTCGCCGAGGAAGGACTCCCCAAGACCATCATCGTCGGACTCCCCGACGCCGCCGTCAAGGAATCCCTCGAACGCGTCCGCGCCGCCATCAACAACTCCGGCTACCCCTTCCCCGTCGCCCGACTCCTCGTCAACCTCGCCCCCGCCCACATCCGCAAGGAAGGCCCCGCCTACGACCTGCCCATGGCCCTCGGCCTTCTCCTCGCCGGCGGGGTCATCACCGGCCGCAAGCACCGCTCCCTCATGGTCGCCGGCGAACTCGCCCTCGACGGCCGCGTCCGCCGCATCTCCGGGGCCATCAACCTCGCCATCCTCGCCGAAAAACTCGGCATGCAAGGCGTCATCGTCCCCGCCGAAAACGCCCGCGAAGCCGCCGCCGCCGGCGGAGTCCCCGTCTACCCCGCCGACTCCCTCGCCTCCGTCGTCTCCTTCCTTAATGACATCCACGAGATCGAACCCGAACCCGCCGTCGACATCGAAACCCTCCTCGGCCGCGCCACCCCCGCCGTCGATTTCGCCGAGATCAAAGGCCAGGAAGCCGCCAAACGCGCCATGACCGTCGCCGCCGCTGGAGCCCACAACCTCCTCATGCTCGGACCCGCCGGCACCGGCAAATCCATGATGTCCAAGGCCCTGCCCGGCATCCTCCCACCCCTCACCCGCGAGGAAGCCCTCGAAATCACCCGCATCTACTCCGCCGTCGGCCAGATCCCCGCAGGCCAGTCCCTCGTCACCCGCCGACCCGTCCGCACCCCCCACCACACCGCCTCAGGCGTCGCCCTCGTCGGCGGCGGAACCGTCCCGCGACCCGGGGAGATCTCCCTCGCCCACCATGGCGTCCTCTTCCTCGACGAAGCCGCCGAGTTCCCCCGGCCCGTCCTCGAAACCCTCCGACAACCCCTCGAAGACGGCGTCGTCACCATCACCCGCGTCAACGCCTCCATCCGATTCCCCGCTCGATTCATGCTCCTCGCCGCCATGAACCCCACACCCGCTGGCGGAACCCCCGACTCCTTCGCCGGCGAACAAGCCATGAAACGCTACCTCGGCCGCATCTCCGGCCCCCTCCTCGACCGCGTCGACCTCCACGTCGAAGTCCCGCCCGTGCCCTTCGGCGAACTCACCGGAAAACGCACCGGCACCGACACCGACACCATGCGCCACCAAGTCCTCACCGCCCGCAACCTCCAGCACCAGCGCAACGGCAGACTCCGCCCCAACGCCGCCCTCCCCGGCAAAGACCTCGACCGCCACGCCCACCTCGAACCCCCCGCCATGGAACTCCTCAAACAGGCCATGACCGAACTCGGCCTCTCAGCCCGAGCCTACGACCGCATCCGCCGCGTCGCCCGAACCATCGCCGACCTCGAAACCTCCGAGACCGTCGAACCCCACCACATCGCCGAAGCCATCCAATACCGCCTCCTCGACAGAAAAGGCCTTGTCCACGCGGGGAGATGA
- a CDS encoding metallophosphoesterase codes for MPPGSGLLDACELALPTLPESLDGLRIAHLSDLHIRRPRDRHRTILDRLTRLRLDLIVYTGDYMSHVGDEDAAAEVMSRLVSSLKPRYGQFGVFGNHDTFDLAERLAGLPITWLRNRSVYLGALGIEVFGLDGITNSGLDAVAVALDREPERKPAVRLGLVHNPSHAPAVADLGADLIFCGHTHGGQCRPHPGYALLNSCDLPKSLTSGLLRHRESQIAISRGLGEIALPLRTFCPPHIPVYTLRRRSLPGVGTDSMRLLRWW; via the coding sequence TTGCCCCCTGGATCCGGCCTTCTTGACGCTTGCGAGCTAGCCCTGCCGACTCTGCCGGAGTCGCTGGACGGGCTGAGGATCGCCCACTTGTCGGACCTGCATATCCGGCGGCCTCGGGATCGGCATCGGACGATTCTGGATCGGCTGACGCGGCTGCGGCTGGACCTGATCGTCTACACGGGCGATTACATGTCTCATGTCGGGGATGAGGACGCGGCGGCGGAGGTGATGAGCCGGTTGGTGTCGTCGCTGAAGCCTCGGTACGGGCAGTTCGGGGTGTTCGGGAATCACGACACGTTTGATCTGGCTGAGCGGCTGGCGGGTCTGCCGATCACCTGGCTGCGGAACCGGTCGGTGTATCTGGGGGCGCTGGGGATCGAGGTGTTTGGTCTCGACGGGATCACCAACTCGGGTCTGGACGCGGTGGCGGTGGCGCTGGATCGTGAGCCGGAGCGGAAACCCGCGGTGCGTTTGGGGCTGGTGCACAACCCGTCGCACGCTCCGGCGGTGGCGGACCTGGGGGCGGACCTGATCTTCTGCGGGCACACGCACGGGGGGCAGTGTCGGCCGCACCCGGGGTATGCGCTGCTGAACTCGTGTGACCTGCCGAAGTCGCTGACGTCGGGGTTGCTCCGTCATCGGGAGAGTCAGATCGCGATCTCGCGGGGGCTGGGTGAGATCGCGTTGCCGCTGCGGACGTTCTGCCCGCCACATATCCCGGTGTACACACTGAGGCGGCGGTCGCTGCCAGGGGTGGGGACGGATTCGATGCGGTTGTTGAGGTGGTGGTGA